A region of Hydrogenimonas cancrithermarum DNA encodes the following proteins:
- a CDS encoding type Z 30S ribosomal protein S14 yields the protein MAKKSMIAKQQRKPKFKVRAYTRCSICGRPHSVYRDFGICRICLRKMASEGLLPGIKKASW from the coding sequence ATGGCTAAAAAATCGATGATTGCAAAGCAACAGCGAAAACCTAAATTCAAAGTTCGTGCCTATACGCGCTGCAGCATCTGCGGCCGTCCGCACTCTGTTTACCGCGATTTCGGTATTTGCCGAATCTGCCTGCGAAAGATGGCCAGTGAAGGCCTTCTTCCAGGTATCAAAAAAGCGAGCTGGTAA
- the rplE gene encoding 50S ribosomal protein L5: MLRLKEKFNELKPVLQEELELKNPMLIPALEKIVISVGCGNDAKDTKLVQNIADTITLIAGQKAMIVPAKKSVAGFKVREGMPVGVKVTLRGDMMYNFLDKLISIALPRVKDFRGVSRNGFDGHGNYNFGLDEQLMFPEVEYDNIIKTHGMNITIVTTTDSDKAAFALLEKLGMPFAKGRQNG, from the coding sequence ATGTTGAGACTCAAAGAGAAATTCAATGAACTCAAGCCGGTTCTGCAAGAAGAGCTCGAGCTTAAAAACCCGATGCTGATCCCTGCGCTTGAGAAGATCGTCATCAGCGTCGGCTGCGGCAACGATGCGAAAGATACCAAGCTGGTTCAGAACATCGCCGACACGATTACACTGATCGCCGGACAAAAAGCGATGATCGTTCCGGCAAAAAAATCTGTCGCGGGCTTCAAAGTTCGTGAAGGGATGCCGGTCGGCGTCAAAGTGACACTGCGCGGCGACATGATGTACAACTTCCTCGACAAGCTCATCAGCATCGCGCTTCCGCGCGTGAAAGACTTCCGCGGCGTTTCGCGCAATGGATTCGACGGACACGGAAACTACAACTTCGGTCTGGACGAGCAGCTGATGTTCCCGGAAGTGGAGTATGACAACATCATTAAAACGCATGGTATGAACATTACCATCGTCACGACAACTGACAGTGACAAAGCGGCATTCGCCCTTCTCGAGAAGTTGGGTATGCCTTTTGCAAAAGGACGACAAAATGGCTAA
- the rpsH gene encoding 30S ribosomal protein S8 → MVNDLIADSLTRIRNASMRRLEVTTLMYSKIVEAIMKIFQEKGYIESYKVVDNDGKKSINVVLKYDDNGRSVINEIKRISKPGRRVYQGKEAIKRFKNGYGTIVVSTSQGVLPNDEAFKRGIGGEVLCSIW, encoded by the coding sequence ATGGTGAACGATCTGATTGCAGATTCTCTGACACGCATCAGAAACGCATCAATGCGACGACTTGAAGTCACAACACTGATGTATAGCAAAATTGTTGAAGCGATCATGAAAATCTTTCAGGAGAAAGGTTACATCGAGAGCTACAAAGTAGTCGATAACGATGGCAAGAAGAGCATCAATGTTGTGCTCAAGTATGATGACAACGGACGCAGCGTCATCAACGAGATCAAACGTATCTCCAAGCCTGGCCGCCGTGTCTATCAGGGCAAAGAGGCGATCAAGCGATTCAAAAACGGTTACGGCACCATCGTCGTAAGTACATCTCAGGGCGTTCTGCCGAACGATGAAGCGTTCAAGCGCGGCATCGGCGGCGAAGTGCTTTGCAGTATCTGGTAA
- the rplF gene encoding 50S ribosomal protein L6 yields MSRIGKKPIDIPAGVEVKVEGTEVVVSKGKDVKRLDTHGRVDIEIADNKIVFHRKGDDKASSAFWGTYRALTQNMIIGLTQGFEKKLEINGVGYRAAVKGKTLELQLGFSHPINFEIPEGIEIGVEKNVISIKGQDKQKVGQVAAEIRAFRPPEPYKGKGVKYVDEVILRKAGKTGK; encoded by the coding sequence ATGTCACGTATAGGAAAGAAACCGATTGATATCCCGGCAGGCGTAGAGGTCAAAGTCGAGGGTACAGAAGTTGTCGTTTCCAAAGGAAAAGATGTCAAGCGTCTCGACACGCACGGTCGTGTAGATATCGAAATAGCCGACAATAAGATTGTCTTTCACCGCAAAGGTGACGACAAAGCGAGCAGTGCATTCTGGGGAACCTACCGCGCGCTTACGCAAAACATGATTATTGGACTGACACAGGGTTTCGAGAAGAAACTCGAAATCAACGGTGTCGGTTACCGTGCGGCCGTCAAAGGCAAGACACTCGAGCTTCAGCTTGGCTTCTCTCATCCGATCAACTTCGAAATTCCGGAAGGAATCGAGATCGGTGTCGAGAAAAATGTTATCTCTATCAAGGGGCAGGACAAACAAAAAGTTGGTCAAGTTGCCGCAGAGATCCGCGCATTCCGTCCGCCGGAGCCTTACAAAGGCAAGGGTGTCAAGTATGTGGATGAAGTGATTCTCCGCAAAGCCGGTAAAACAGGTAAATAA
- the secY gene encoding preprotein translocase subunit SecY: MNKSLVNKILITLGFLLAYRILAYVPVPGVNVDVIKEFFDSNSSNALGMFNMFSGNAISRLSIISLGIMPYITASIIMELLAATFPELGKMKKERDGMTKYMQIIRYATIAITLVQAVGVAIGLQSLTGKGGESAIMIDTTSFVTMAAFSMLTGTMLLMWIGEQITQRGVGNGISLIIFAGIVSSIPTAIGGTINLVNTGELNFLVVLAILAIIIATVGFIIYVELGERRVPVSYSRKVMMQNQKKRVMNYIPIKVNLSGVIPPIFASAILMFPSTILQASTNPIVQKISDFLNPNSYTFNFMMFLFVIFFAYFYASIVFNAKDIADNLKRQGGFIPGVRPGAHTAEFLNEVASRLTFWGAIYLALISTLPWILVKSMGVPFYFGGTAVLIVVQVALDTMRKIEAQIYMSKYETLSAVGL, from the coding sequence ATGAACAAATCATTGGTCAATAAAATCCTGATTACATTGGGATTTTTGCTGGCATACCGGATACTGGCCTATGTGCCGGTTCCCGGTGTTAACGTCGATGTGATCAAAGAGTTCTTTGATTCCAACTCCTCCAATGCCCTCGGCATGTTCAATATGTTCAGCGGTAACGCTATCAGCCGGCTCAGTATCATCTCTCTCGGAATCATGCCCTACATTACGGCATCGATCATCATGGAACTTCTTGCTGCAACCTTCCCCGAACTCGGAAAAATGAAGAAAGAACGCGACGGGATGACGAAGTATATGCAAATCATACGCTATGCGACGATTGCTATTACACTGGTACAAGCCGTCGGCGTCGCGATCGGCCTTCAGAGTCTTACAGGAAAAGGCGGTGAGAGTGCAATCATGATCGATACGACGTCGTTTGTTACGATGGCGGCCTTTTCGATGCTGACGGGTACGATGCTGTTGATGTGGATCGGTGAGCAGATTACGCAAAGAGGCGTCGGCAATGGTATTTCGCTGATCATTTTTGCCGGTATCGTTTCATCCATACCTACGGCGATCGGGGGAACGATCAATCTCGTCAATACGGGTGAACTCAACTTCCTTGTTGTCCTGGCGATTTTGGCAATCATCATTGCGACGGTCGGTTTCATTATCTATGTAGAGCTCGGTGAACGTCGCGTACCGGTCAGTTACTCACGCAAGGTGATGATGCAGAATCAGAAGAAACGGGTTATGAACTACATCCCGATCAAGGTGAATCTGAGCGGGGTCATCCCTCCCATCTTCGCTTCAGCGATTTTGATGTTTCCGTCTACGATTCTTCAGGCATCGACCAATCCGATTGTTCAGAAGATTTCCGACTTTTTGAATCCGAACAGCTATACATTTAACTTTATGATGTTCCTGTTCGTCATCTTCTTTGCCTATTTCTACGCTTCGATTGTCTTCAATGCGAAAGATATCGCCGACAACCTGAAGCGGCAGGGTGGATTTATACCAGGTGTACGACCGGGTGCTCATACGGCAGAGTTTCTGAATGAGGTCGCCAGCCGGTTGACATTCTGGGGTGCCATCTATCTTGCGCTCATCTCCACGCTTCCGTGGATTCTCGTCAAGAGTATGGGCGTTCCGTTCTATTTTGGCGGTACAGCTGTACTTATCGTCGTTCAGGTTGCACTTGATACGATGCGCAAGATCGAGGCTCAGATCTATATGAGCAAGTACGAAACGCTCAGTGCGGTAGGTCTGTAG
- the rpsE gene encoding 30S ribosomal protein S5 has protein sequence MENINREDFEEVIVNIGRVTKVVKGGRRFRFTALVVVGDRNGTVGFGMGKAKEVPDAIRKGIDEAFKNLVKVNIKGSTIAHDIEHKYNSSKILLKPASEGTGVIAGGAARPVIELAGIKDILTKSLGSNNPNNLVRATVEALSRIKG, from the coding sequence ATGGAAAATATCAATCGAGAAGATTTTGAAGAAGTAATCGTCAACATCGGCCGTGTCACGAAAGTTGTCAAAGGTGGTCGACGTTTTCGATTTACGGCACTTGTTGTTGTGGGAGACCGCAACGGTACAGTTGGCTTTGGTATGGGTAAAGCGAAAGAGGTTCCCGATGCGATTCGCAAGGGAATCGACGAGGCGTTCAAGAACCTGGTCAAAGTCAACATCAAAGGCTCGACGATCGCACACGACATCGAGCACAAATACAATTCGAGCAAAATTCTGCTCAAGCCGGCCAGCGAAGGTACGGGAGTTATCGCCGGTGGTGCAGCACGTCCCGTCATCGAACTTGCCGGTATCAAAGATATCCTGACCAAATCACTGGGCTCCAACAATCCGAACAACCTCGTTCGTGCAACTGTTGAAGCGCTAAGCCGAATCAAAGGATAA
- the rpmC gene encoding 50S ribosomal protein L29, with product MKYTEIQDKSLQELEGMLKEKKMELFELKLKLKTMQLTNPNEIRACRKDIARIKTAISAQKNA from the coding sequence ATGAAATATACTGAGATTCAAGACAAAAGCCTTCAGGAACTTGAAGGGATGTTGAAAGAGAAGAAGATGGAGCTGTTTGAGCTGAAACTCAAGCTCAAGACGATGCAGCTTACCAACCCGAATGAGATTCGTGCGTGCCGCAAGGACATCGCACGTATCAAGACTGCCATCAGTGCGCAGAAGAATGCATAA
- the rplR gene encoding 50S ribosomal protein L18 gives MNRTLLLKKNLQRAKRKARVRGKIFGTADKPRVTVFRSNKHFYAQAIDDVAGVTLAAADGRAMGLKANKEAAAKVAEALAAAMKAKGLEAAVFDRNGYIYHGVVAAFADALRENGIQV, from the coding sequence ATGAATAGAACACTACTTTTGAAGAAAAACCTGCAGCGCGCGAAGCGTAAAGCGCGTGTACGCGGTAAGATTTTCGGTACTGCCGATAAACCGCGTGTTACCGTGTTCCGATCGAACAAACACTTCTACGCACAGGCGATCGACGATGTTGCCGGTGTGACGCTTGCTGCGGCAGACGGCCGTGCGATGGGTCTGAAAGCGAACAAAGAGGCGGCTGCAAAAGTTGCGGAAGCGCTTGCTGCTGCGATGAAAGCCAAAGGACTCGAAGCGGCGGTCTTTGATCGTAACGGCTACATCTATCACGGTGTCGTAGCGGCATTTGCCGATGCTTTGCGTGAAAACGGAATACAGGTGTAA
- the rpmJ gene encoding 50S ribosomal protein L36, with amino-acid sequence MKVRPSVKKMCDKCKIIKRKGIVRVICVNPKHKQRQG; translated from the coding sequence ATGAAAGTTAGACCATCGGTTAAGAAGATGTGCGACAAATGCAAGATCATCAAACGAAAAGGCATTGTTCGCGTCATCTGTGTAAACCCAAAACACAAACAGAGACAAGGATAA
- the rplN gene encoding 50S ribosomal protein L14: MIQSFTRLNVADNSGAKEIMCIKVLGGSKRRYASVGDVIVASVKKALPNGKVKKGQVVKAVVVRTKKEIQRENGSLIRFDDNAAVILDAKKEPIGTRIFGPVSREVRYANFMKIVSLAPEVL, translated from the coding sequence ATGATTCAAAGTTTCACAAGACTGAACGTCGCGGACAACAGCGGCGCAAAAGAGATTATGTGTATCAAAGTTCTCGGCGGCAGCAAACGACGCTATGCAAGCGTCGGTGACGTTATCGTCGCTTCCGTCAAGAAAGCACTTCCGAACGGAAAAGTGAAAAAAGGTCAGGTTGTCAAAGCGGTTGTTGTTCGTACGAAAAAAGAGATTCAGCGTGAAAACGGTTCTCTGATTCGTTTCGACGACAATGCAGCCGTCATTCTCGATGCGAAAAAAGAGCCAATCGGTACTCGTATTTTTGGACCTGTCAGCCGTGAAGTACGCTATGCGAACTTCATGAAAATCGTATCGCTTGCACCGGAGGTTCTGTAA
- the rpsM gene encoding 30S ribosomal protein S13: protein MARIAGVDLPKKKRVEYALTYIYGIGLTTSRKILDATGISYDKRVHELTEEEAAAIRNEIQNNYMVEGDLRKKVAMDIKALMDLGSYRGLRHRRGLPVRGQKTKTNARTRKGKRKTVGAASK from the coding sequence ATGGCACGTATTGCAGGTGTTGATCTACCTAAGAAAAAACGCGTTGAGTATGCACTGACATACATCTACGGCATTGGTCTGACAACATCGAGAAAGATTCTCGATGCGACAGGCATCAGCTATGACAAACGTGTTCACGAATTGACAGAAGAGGAAGCTGCTGCCATTCGTAACGAGATCCAGAACAACTATATGGTTGAAGGGGATCTGCGTAAAAAAGTGGCGATGGATATCAAAGCACTGATGGACCTTGGCAGCTATCGCGGCCTTCGCCATCGACGCGGCCTTCCGGTTCGTGGACAGAAAACGAAAACCAATGCACGTACGCGCAAAGGTAAACGTAAAACTGTCGGCGCAGCAAGCAAGTAA
- the infA gene encoding translation initiation factor IF-1, with the protein MAKDDVIEIDGKVIEALPNATFRVELENGHVVLCHIAGKMRMHYIRILPGDKVKVELTPYSLDKGRITYRYK; encoded by the coding sequence ATGGCAAAAGATGATGTCATCGAAATTGACGGCAAAGTGATCGAGGCGCTCCCGAACGCGACATTCCGCGTCGAGCTTGAAAATGGACATGTGGTTCTGTGCCACATCGCCGGAAAAATGCGTATGCACTACATCCGTATCCTTCCAGGTGACAAGGTGAAGGTTGAACTGACGCCGTACAGTCTCGACAAAGGGCGCATAACTTACAGATATAAGTAA
- the rplX gene encoding 50S ribosomal protein L24, producing MAKKFKIKKGDTVEIIAGDDKGKKAEVLQVLPAKDAVIVAGCKVVKKAVKPTEQNPEGGFVNKEMPIHISNVRKVEGA from the coding sequence ATGGCTAAGAAATTCAAGATCAAAAAAGGCGATACGGTAGAAATTATCGCCGGAGACGACAAAGGCAAGAAAGCGGAAGTCCTTCAGGTCCTTCCTGCCAAAGACGCCGTCATCGTCGCAGGATGCAAAGTGGTCAAAAAGGCTGTCAAGCCGACCGAGCAGAACCCGGAAGGCGGTTTCGTCAACAAAGAGATGCCGATTCACATCTCCAACGTACGCAAAGTAGAAGGTGCATAA
- the map gene encoding type I methionyl aminopeptidase — protein sequence MSIAIRKPAEIEKLRKANQIVGETLQFLQESVKPGMTLKEIDQMGEEFLRSKGAKPSFKGLYGFPAAVCTSLNEVIIHGIPDDTKVKEGDILGLDIGTELEGWYGDAAITMPIGKISEEDEKLIACAKDALYHAIDIIHPGMRFKELSLELEKFIKSKGFTPLLSFCGHGIGRKPHEEPEIPNYLEHGSPKSGPKIKNGMVFCLEPMICQKLGTPKILEDKWSVVSQDGLRGSHYEHTVAVVGNKAEILSQP from the coding sequence ATGTCGATTGCGATCCGCAAACCTGCCGAGATCGAAAAACTTCGAAAAGCGAACCAGATTGTCGGAGAGACACTCCAGTTTTTACAGGAGAGTGTCAAGCCCGGCATGACGCTCAAAGAGATCGATCAAATGGGCGAAGAGTTTCTGCGCTCAAAAGGCGCGAAACCTTCATTCAAAGGCCTCTACGGCTTTCCTGCAGCCGTCTGTACCTCTCTCAACGAAGTCATCATTCATGGTATTCCGGACGATACAAAGGTCAAAGAGGGGGATATCCTCGGGCTCGACATCGGAACGGAACTCGAGGGATGGTATGGTGATGCGGCGATAACGATGCCGATCGGAAAAATCTCCGAAGAGGATGAGAAATTGATCGCATGTGCCAAAGACGCACTTTATCATGCTATCGATATTATCCATCCGGGGATGAGATTTAAAGAATTGAGTCTGGAGCTTGAGAAGTTCATCAAGTCCAAAGGATTTACCCCACTGCTTAGTTTTTGTGGGCATGGTATCGGCCGTAAACCGCATGAAGAGCCTGAAATTCCGAACTATCTTGAGCACGGATCGCCCAAAAGCGGACCGAAAATCAAAAACGGTATGGTTTTTTGTCTCGAACCGATGATCTGTCAGAAGCTCGGAACTCCAAAGATTCTGGAAGACAAATGGTCCGTCGTAAGTCAGGACGGTCTGCGTGGCAGCCATTACGAGCATACGGTCGCCGTAGTCGGCAACAAAGCAGAGATACTCTCGCAACCATAA
- the rpsQ gene encoding 30S ribosomal protein S17, translating into MASHKRIIQGTVIKKAGDKTATVLVERRVMHPRYHKTVKRFKKYLIHDEKNATKVGDVVVAVECRPLSKTKSFRLKEIVSSGVGS; encoded by the coding sequence ATGGCGTCTCATAAACGTATTATTCAAGGAACCGTTATCAAAAAAGCGGGCGACAAGACTGCGACCGTTCTGGTCGAGCGCCGCGTCATGCATCCCCGCTATCACAAAACGGTAAAACGATTTAAGAAATATCTCATCCATGATGAGAAGAATGCAACGAAAGTGGGTGATGTGGTTGTAGCGGTTGAGTGCCGACCGCTCTCTAAAACCAAATCATTCCGCCTCAAAGAGATCGTAAGCTCAGGAGTCGGATCATGA
- the rplO gene encoding 50S ribosomal protein L15 — protein sequence MSLHNLTNAQGSTKDRKRVGRGQGSGMGKTATRGNKGQKSRTGYKQKRGFEGGQQPLQRRLPKVGFTSKVEKPYVINIERVPAIAELEEITMETLTSVHTIKGKYKRVKLIGKAARELAAKIKDERITTSGK from the coding sequence ATGTCACTTCACAATCTAACAAACGCTCAGGGAAGCACAAAAGACCGCAAGCGCGTAGGCCGCGGTCAGGGAAGCGGAATGGGCAAAACCGCAACACGCGGTAACAAAGGCCAGAAGTCTCGAACCGGTTATAAGCAAAAGCGCGGATTCGAGGGTGGACAGCAGCCGCTTCAGCGACGCTTGCCGAAAGTCGGTTTTACATCGAAAGTTGAAAAACCGTATGTGATCAACATCGAGCGCGTTCCAGCGATCGCCGAACTCGAAGAGATCACCATGGAGACACTGACAAGTGTCCATACCATCAAAGGTAAATATAAGCGCGTTAAATTGATCGGCAAAGCTGCACGCGAGCTTGCCGCCAAAATTAAAGACGAGCGTATCACGACCAGCGGAAAATAA